The following are encoded together in the Triticum dicoccoides isolate Atlit2015 ecotype Zavitan chromosome 6B, WEW_v2.0, whole genome shotgun sequence genome:
- the LOC119322390 gene encoding ervatamin-B-like, whose translation MTGHTLSFSTCRCSLLALCVLLAMSCLMLAGCSSESLPKSDDVHSGNQHDPMMDRFHAWMTVQNKSYSTAAEKVRRFGLYRRNMRYIDAVNAKAATSGLTYELGEGPFTAMSNQEFMALYTGQIPEVEHGEDGEQGEQIIATHDGPVGRADTNTVYTNFSASAPWSIDWRKRGAVTPVKDQGDCGSCWAFSAVAAIEGIHKIKRGILVSLSEQQLVDYDLVDDHGCNGGLPSKVFQWVKTNGGITATSSYRYKAAIGRCLTNRKPAAKITGSIRVKSNSEMSLMSAVAIQPVAVAIAVHGRQFPHYKRGTYNGPCGATLNHAVTIVGYGQQKQNGARYWIVKNSMGATWGEKGYILMKRGTKNQSGQCGIATLPVYPLMEGGRSTD comes from the exons ATGACTGGCCACACGCTCAGTTTCTCCACTTGTAGATGTTCTTTGTTGGCGCTCTGTGTGCTCCTTGCCATGAGCTGCCTGATGCTAGCCGGCTGCTCTTCGGAGTCGTTGCCGAAAAGTGATGATGTGCACTCGGGCAACCAGCATGATCCGATGATGGACCGTTTCCACGCGTGGATGACGGTGCAGAACAAATCCTACTCCACAGCCGCTGAGAAGGTTCGTCGGTTCGGGCTATACAGGAGGAACATGAGGTACATAGACGCCGTGAATGCCAAGGCGGCCACCTCTGGGCTCACGTACGAGCTTGGGGAGGGTCCCTTCACCGCCATGTCAAATCAAGAGTTCATGGCGCTTTATACCGGCCAGATTCCGGAGGTTGAGCATGGAGAAGATGGTGAGCAAGGTGAGCAGATTATCGCCACCCATGACGGCCCCGTGGGTCGCGCAGACACAAATACTGTGTACACCAACTTCTCAGCGAGTGCGCCATGGAGCATCGACTGGAGGAAAAGAGGCGCCGTCACCCCCGTAAAAGACCAAGGGGATTGCG GAAGTTGCTGGGCATTCTCCGCGGTGGCGGCCATTGAAGGAATACACAAGATAAAGAGAGGGATTCTGGTGTCTCTGTCGGAGCAGCAACTGGTAGACTATGACTTAGTTGATGACCACGGTTGCAATGGCGGCCTACCTAGCAAAGTCTTCCAGTGGGTCAAAACAAACGGAGGGATCACCGCCACATCTTCCTATAGATACAAGGCAGCCATAGGTAGGTGCTTGACCAACCGTAAGCCGGCGGCAAAGATCACTGGCTCGATCCGAGTCAAGAGCAACAGCGAGATGTCGCTGATGAGCGCTGTGGCGATCCAACCGGTAGCCGTTGCGATCGCAGTACATGGCAGACAATTCCCCCACTACAAGCGGGGCACCTACAACGGGCCATGTGGTGCCACGCTCAACCATGCCGTCACCATTGTAGGTTATGGGCAACAGAAACAAAATGGGGCCAGGTACTGGATCGTGAAGAATTCGATGGGGGCAACATGGGGTGAAAAAGGCTACATTCTAATGAAGAGGGGAACAAAAAATCAATCGGGGCAGTGTGGCATTGCTACGCTCCCAGTCTATCCACTGATGGAAGGTGGAAGATCGACTGATTAA